In the genome of Candida albicans SC5314 chromosome 6, complete sequence, the window tatatataattcTATAAGTTTAGACtgttttttaaaaaatttaattacaCATTTgcataataataaagatacCATTTACTTGTAAAGATATAAATCTATTCAGGGTGCAAAGTGATTATCAAACTCTTGGAGTGCTTGACTTTCTTATTTCAGTAACTGCATCAATAACcttatcaaatatttctttWTTTTGCGGCAATCACACCTTTAGAATCTAATGTTCTGCCATTACCAAAATTCAATGGTGCACCAGTAACATCACCTACTTGACCACCACTTTCGTATATTAAAATGTTACCGGCTGCATGGTCCCAGATTTTCTCACGGTATGTATCGCTTACTGGCAATCTGAGATATATGTCTGCTTGTCCACTTGCCAACACACAGTATTTGACTTGTGAGTCGAGGTTAACAGTTTGTTTTGCCACAGTGGTTGGATCAAAGCCCAATTTAGCTTTGATTTCAGCTTGGGTTGAATGCGAAGAATGACCTTTTTCAACACCTTCAACAACTTTCAACTGGCTAGGGTTTGTGTGGTTTTGCatttttattggttttTGTTGTGACAATGGCTCAGTACCTTCTTTGAACAACTCACTGTAGAATGAGCCAACTCCTTTGACAGCAGAGTACAACCCACCAACAACCCCTGAATGTTCTTCGTTCGATACAATGTTTTCCAGTAAGTTTGGACATCCAATAACACCTAATACCACTTTCCCATCTTCAATCAATGCCAAACACACTGCAAATTGGTCACCTCTGAGGAATCCTTTGGTCCCATCAATTGGGTCCAATGCCCAGAATCTCCCCTTCAGTCCACCTTGCGAGTTACCATAATCGATGCTCTGGAACACTTTGTTCTTGTCTGTCAATGTTCCAACAACATCATTGTACACACTAGTTTCCTGTTGGATCTTGATGATTAGACTTAATACTTGGTCAGCTAAACTGCTATTTTCCTGTAATTCCTGTGAATCCTCTTCACCAACAATCTCGTCGCTAgggaaattcaatttaatagCGTGGTTGATGATCGCTTGCAGGGCAAAATCTCCAATAGTCACAGGCGATTTATCATCCTTGGTTAGTGTACCAGACCTGGCAGTCTGCACAATGGAATCACTCAATTGTTTAGTGAGCAACGAGGCACGCTTCACAGCCAAAGTTGCAACTTCAAGTTCCTTCTGATATGGGTGAGTAGTGTGAGACATGGAAATGAAACGAGTGAATAGATTTAGTTTGGTGGTGAGTGGTTTATATGTGAAAAGTAATGATACAAGCAATATGGAGAGTGTTGAAATGAATAATGTCTTCATTCAATGGAGGAGTAGAGTATTAGTTGAAGcaactgaaaaaaattgatatttgttgattaaGATTCAGAAGAAAACGTGAGATTAGGTAAGCGAAATGGTAGCTGGAATTCCACTATAAAAACCTAAAGAGAAATAAATAACCCATAcatcaattcaatattcCACATAACCCCATTTGTCTGAAATAATTGATGTGTATTTGTAAATAATTACGTCTTTCAAACATCAAAAAAGGGAAATCTTTGGCAATGCATTGATTATTGGATCCATCATAACAATCAATAACTTCGTTAATAGTTGGTCTCGTATCTGTCTCAgaacaattcaaatatatttGGTTATCAAACTGACTATATCGgttaaatatattttgatCCCTGGGTAAAGTCGTGATAACATCATTCTTATGAATAACTCTCAAAAATTTCCTTTTAAACTCGTTATGTTTAGCTTCATTCACACTCCCTAACACTTTATCTCCCCAACttacaaaattttcatttccaAGCAATGGTTGACCCATTGTGACCAAGGTTAGCTTATCAAAACCTAAATCAAGATAATGCAACCCTAGTAGATAGGCAATTGAACCACCCAATGAATGGCCCAAAATAATTAGTTCATAATTATCATCCTCGATACAATCATTTAACTCCTCCATTATATATGGATGTATAATAGATAAGGTTCTTGTATAGTAATCATGAAATCCTCTATGAACTTTACAATCGAATCCACAAAGCGGTAGTTTAGTCCCAGTATTCGAATATGGTATCATATCAACTTTTAAATCAGTTAAAGTGTCGAATATTGATCTTGTCCCTCGAAGTGCaacaattattgtttttttgtcttctgcaattgtttcattatATCTAAAGATGTTTGATGTTGTTTTGGCAATGTACCCTGTAACCGAGTCGTCGAAATAAAACTGATAAACTAAAGAAATGTTAGGAAATCTCTTTTCACAATTCAAATTACATTTAAATGGTTCTTCTATTCTGTTGACTTCTGAAATGCAATACGATATGTCAATTAAATGTGCATATGTATATAGATTGGAATAGATCTCGGAGTCAATTGGTGTGGTGGGGTCGCGGTTATCTATGAATATCGAATTGTCGTCGTTGATGGGATGAGCGCTTATTAGATGCAAAATTTGGGAAACAAATAACGATAAGACCAACCCTAAATACATTTGCTAAAGGTTTTCACTTCAAGAAGTCTGTGGACAATGAAACATGAAAGTAtggaatttgaattgttggAGGAGTAGTTATCAGTTGGTGGTAAATATTATATGTAGTAGAAgagaaaataatttaagGTGTGactatttttttctctccGTGGGGCTGACAATACTTTAACTAAATGTATCAGATTGGCTGAATATTTTAAGCTGTCAGCTGTATACTAGGACCAATATCTGAAAATGTTTGCTAAAAGCAGATTCATTGAATATCTTGCAGATACAAACTGATAAATCTAGAAgttcatcaacaatagtCTGCTATCTTTGTAAAGTTTAACTtcacaaaataaaaaaccaCTCAGATAAAGCCTTAATGTTGTTAATAATCTCTGCTTTGTCTCTACAAAGAATCACGCTAGTAAGTACCATGTAAGTTAATGCATCTCAATAACCACTACAGTGAtaaattctttcaaaaatataataatgaatctGTTGATGTAGCACAAGCAAAAAATGCTCActgtatatttttttcagtgATGTTCTCAGATAAACACTTGAAAAAACTGCGGATATCAACTACACCCCCCAATCGGCACTAAATGAAATCCAGATCCATGCGATGTTCAAAGCATTTATagcattattaatattgttAATTGTGTGCTGGGTAATACAGCTACTACCAGTAATAGCGGTTCCCTTCACGACACCTGATGCAAACATCTATTTATCATATTATaacaattacaaatttGGAGTATTTGGGATATGTAATGTTGAACGACATATATGCTCAAAACCAAGTATTGGATATCCTTCCACTAATAGCACATTTTATGCATATGACAACGATGAATCTTTTGGAACTGGTGGTATTGTCTTGCCATCAGATGTACGATATACAATTTCCAAGTTATTAGTGGTTCATGTTGTTGCCTTTTGCTTTTCGAGCTTATTGTTGATAGTTATTTTTGGGCTAATCATAATactatttttcaaatacatTAAGACTAAGAAGGACCTAGAAGGTATACAACTCAACGATAGTCTGCATGAAATAACCATACACTCTGACGAAGAagataacaacaacaacaacattgaCAATACAAATCATAATAACAAAAGGGCAAGCGTAACcattaataaaacaatatttgatttaactCCTTTTTTAAATCTAATGTTAGtgtttacttttttttcagtgtTAACTACGTTGTTGGCTTTTTTAGCtgatattttattgtttaccCCGAACTTGTCATACCTTGGATGGCTTCAATTAATACCGATTGTGCTGATGGCTTTAGTCACATCGATGTTGTGTTTCATCAAGcgatcaatttcttcaagaAAGTTTTTTGAAAGTGAATATCGATATGCTAATGATGATATGAGAATAATGAGAAAAACTTATGTTGATGAGTTTTGGAACGATAATGCCAGTGACGATGGATTCTATGTTTACACAGATGGATTTTACACTAGAAATGGCGACAATGTCCAGCAACCTACTTCCAATACAGCTGGATCACTACTATCTGAGCACCACGATGTCAGCATTGTAGAACCAAGAACTTTCCTTGACACTGATGATTCTAGACGTGGAAGCAGTCCACATGAGTTCATagaattacaaaatttacGACCAGTATAATGATTAATTTATACATATTAATAGACGATTTACAATAATATTTACAGATCTCCGCCAAATCTGTCGGCCAGTCAGTTTTCTAAAACTCTCATCAAATCGTTGTCAACATGGACATTGTTTTCAGTTAATACTCTAACAAATTGAGCTTTTTGTAACGGTAAATTAGTAGTCACTCTTTTCAATGTTGCAAACAAGATGTGCTGGTATTTTGATAAGATTAATTGGCATTGATTTGAGGTTTTAATCAACTCTATTAATTTGCTAAATTCGTGAATATTCCTTATGGTTGTCAAGACTATTTGTAATGATAATTCGTTCACTCCTCTGCTAAAAATGGCCAGTTTTAGGAACGATAActcttttaattttgtttcgGGGTCACTATTAACGAAATTGAGTAAGAACTCAttcattgttgtttctgAAGGACACACATCTCGCTTGATAAGCACCCGGATCAACTCCTTGGATAACTCCCAATTCTTTGAGGCTAACAAATTGgccaatttatcaatagtATCGGATGGTAGTTTCTGAATGACACCAGgatgtttttgtttcacTGATAAATATAACTCATAATCAATGTCGCCATGTAATCTATAACAAATATCAGTCAATTTTGCTAATATCTCACTTAAACCTTCGACGGTATAATATTCAATATGATTCCGCATAAACCCAACAAATACTGCTAAGGATTCAATAGAACTCAAGTTGTTCAAAACATAAAGTGACAAATTATCCACCGTAATCATGTCCACTAATTCTGATGGTGGGATATCTCCatgttttttcaatttagaaTTCTTCAATGCCCTTGTTTCTTGGAaaagtttttcaaaattatctccatattcttcaatagCTTTACTGATTTGGGGTGATACGACAGGATCCCAGAATTGCATTGGagaaatttctttcaagtctttaatttgattattgaaaattcgGCACCAACTATTCAAAATACTTGTAGCCTTGAACCTGGTTGGTTTATTTGTTCCTGTAagtaaataatttttatcACCAAATAGATATCCATCTTTCGACAATATGCTTACTAGAATATCATTTGAGTTAAGTTTTACCACGAGATCTGATACTTCTTCTGGATTTATCACTTCATGATGtattttttctaaattgtCGTAATTTGGTTTTAATGGAATAGCTgctttattttcttctggtgttagtttttcttcatcaaatatATGCTTTGTTTCATTAGGAAGAAACAGAAAGGGAGATCGAAAGCGTTTTACCAGGTATTTCCTTACCTGAGGTAATGATCTTAATATCCTTGTTTCTAGCATGGAAGATACTTTTCAGATATAGGAGCTTAGGCTTggtttttaaaatttttcacagcagttttgtatatttttttctccaccaaaatattcttccgaattgtttctttcaaaGTTCTTGTCAAAACcattttaatatttttacGTTAACACTCAACAGATCTGCCAATAATGACTTTCAAAAGAATTACTCTATTGAtagaattgtttgaatagAATGAATAGACTATGTGATGGTAGTATAAACTCCAAATCAGACATGTTTCAGAATTGTTTGAAGTTTGTCCAACTGACCGTTATGCCAGTCATATAATACAACCAATATTTCCAGTGAAATGCTGTATTTGATCAAACTACTCAACAAAGTCAATGATTATTGTCTTGCTTATTCATTGTTTGGTCATGGTTGTTGCACACGATTTACAGCTTTTTGGTGATTTCAAGTTTGAATTGTCAGACAATTGGAGAAATGATTGTGCCAAAAAAGCATTGGaaccaataataaatcaatgcGCTGAGGGTATTGAGACAATCTCCCCATTCCAACAGAAACTGATTGCAAtacaattatcaatatgtgaatttgaaaatgccGAAATATCCTATCCCAGTGAATGCAGATCTCAGAATTTAGACACTTGTATCTTGTTATTGGAAAAGTCGCCTCAATACTGGACAACTTTCAGTGGCTACTACAGAGAAATAAGAAATATATGCCATCAAGTAAGTTTACCATTTGCTAAAGATCAGATTTTACAAGTGTATGGGAATATTAACTGAGTTTTACAGAACATTAATGGATGAAATGACTAATTCGAACAACNNNNNNNNNNNNNNNNNNNNNNNNNNNNNTTAAGGCAAAATTTGACAAATTGATAGGCGTTATAGATCTCATCCTAGCGGATAGAGAAAAGAATAGAGAAGATCTTAAAAGCTCGTTCAATATGTTTAAgaacaattttgaaaaatcattaaataatgcatttggtggtgatgaagCACTCTTATGAAGATGCAAATTCAAATGTAAAGGAGTTGGAAAgtcatttgaattattttattaatgatatGCTGCAAGTTTATATTcttattaatgaaaaagcATTGGAGGTGAAATCACAACAGGATAGAATCAAAGAGCACAATGCAgatattttaaatcaaatagaggaaatcaaaaagaatcTTGATAATGCGTATGAAGAAGCACTGGAAGTACAAATAtccaataatcaattggttCATGATATACAAAGTAGTTTGGATTACAGTCTTTTCACAGTGTCTAATTTGAATTCACATCTTCAACTTagtattaatgattttattgagaaaaatgaagatattCGAAGCCGTGCTCCAATcatatttgaagaaatatttggactatttttgaatcatttgaatGAATCGGGTCAGCTTGCCATGGATTCGTTTGAAGCGGCTCTCGATTTATCCTTGAATATGCTAcatcaaaaattaaatcaaacaGAAAGATCAATTGACAATCTCAACTCCAAAGTTTCAGATCTTGCTCATTTTGCAGATTCACTCAAAAAATATGCTTCAAGTATTTTTAATGTACCAAATTACGTGAGAACTTCAATGAATCATAAGATACAGCAATGGAGGGAATTTGGAAATATTATGGTAGTTGGGggtgttttcttttttgttgtgcTAACTTTACTTGTTCTCTCATTCATAAGAACACAGGTTATGAAGGTATTCAGATTTGCATTTATTGGCATACCAATGATTACGGGAATTGCATTAGCTATATTCATCTTAAGGCTCTTGAGTATGCCTATGaaagttgttgatataGATTAAATAACTATATACTTAGCATCAGTCatcaatatatatttttaatgGAGGCTTACTCAAATTGTTTTCTGATTTAATTGCGATTCTCTTCTCTGACATCTACAATCTACCGTCCTTGGTTACCATATTGTAAGAGTATGGACTGGAAGCAAAGCAATCTTCTCTGAATTATTCTCTATATAAGGGGAGCTACCAGACACAAAAACCACTGCTTACCTAATCTCACGTTTTCTTCTGAATCTTAATCAACAAAACCCAAATTTTTTCAGTTGCTTCAACCAACCAATACTTTACACTTCCATTGAATGAAGACATTATTCATCTCAACACTCTTCATATTGCTTGTATCATTACTTTTCACATATAAACCACTCACCACCAAACTAAATTTATTCACTCGTTTCATCAGCATGTCCCATTCTACCCACCCATATCAAAAGGAACTTGAAGTTGCAACTTTAGCAGTAAAGCGTGCCTCATTGCTCACTAAACAATTAAGTGACTCCATTGTGCAGACTGCCAAGTCAGGCACACTCACTAAAGATGACAAGTCACCCGTGACTATTGGAGATTTTGCTCTGCAGGCTATTATCAACCATGCcattaaattgaatttccctaatgatgaaattgttggtgAAGAAGATTCACGGGAATTACAGGAAAACACTGGCTTGGCTGACCAAATGTTACAACTAATCACCAAGATCCAAAAGGAAACCAGCGGATATAACGACATTGTTGGAACATTGACTGACAAGAACGAGGTGTATCAGAGTATTGATTTTGGAAACTCACAAGGCGGTCTGAAGGGGAGATTCTGGGCATTAGACCCAATTGATGGGACCAAAGGATTCCTCAGAGGTGACCAATTTGCAGTGTGTTTGGCATTGATTGAAGATGGGAAAGTGGTATTAGGTGTTATTGGATGTCCAAACTTACTGGAAAACATTGTATCGAACGAAGAACATTCAGGGGTTGT includes:
- the RIM9 gene encoding Rim9p (Protein required for alkaline pH response via the Rim101 signaling pathway; ortholog of S. cerevisiae Rim9 and A. nidulans palI; Spider biofilm induced); the encoded protein is MFKAFIALLILLIVCWVIQLLPVIAVPFTTPDANIYLSYYNNYKFGVFGICNVERHICSKPSIGYPSTNSTFYAYDNDESFGTGGIVLPSDVRYTISKLLVVHVVAFCFSSLLLIVIFGLIIILFFKYIKTKKDLEGIQLNDSSHEITIHSDEEDNNNNNIDNTNHNNKRASVTINKTIFDLTPFLNLMLVFTFFSVLTTLLAFLADILLFTPNLSYLGWLQLIPIVSMALVTSMLCFIKRSISSRKFFESEYRYANDDMRIMRKTYVDEFWNDNASDDGFYVYTDGFYTRNGDNVQQPTSNTAGSLLSEHHDVSIVEPRTFLDTDDSRRGSSPHEFIELQNLRPV
- the KAR5 gene encoding Kar5p (Ortholog of S. cerevisiae Kar5; involved in nuclear membrane fusion during karyogamy; induced by alpha factor), whose amino-acid sequence is MVVAHDLQLFGDFKFELSDNWRNDCAKKALEPIINQCAEGIETISPFQQKSIAIQLSICEFENAEISYPSECRSQNLDTCILLLEKSPQYWTTFSGYYREIRNICHQVSLPFAKDQILQVYGNIN
- the HAL22 gene encoding Hal22p (Putative phosphoadenosine-5'-phosphate or 3'-phosphoadenosine 5'-phosphosulfate phosphatase; possible role in sulfur recycling; Hap43-repressed; F-12/CO2 biofilm induced), with translation MSHSTHPYQKELEVATLAVKRASLLTKQLSDSIVQTAKSGTLTKDDKSPVTIGDFASQAIINHAIKLNFPNDEIVGEEDSRELQENTGLADQMLQLITKIQKETSGYNDIVGTLTDKNEVYQSIDFGNSQGGSKGRFWALDPIDGTKGFLRGDQFAVCLALIEDGKVVLGVIGCPNLSENIVSNEEHSGVVGGLYSAVKGVGSFYSELFKEGAEPLSQQKRIKMQNHTNPSQLKVVEGVEKGHSSHSTQTEIKAKFGFDSATVAKQTINLDSQVKYCVLASGQADIYLRLPVNETYREKIWDHAAGNILIYESGGQVGDVTGSPLNFGNGRTLDSKGVIAANKGIFDKVIDAVTEVRK
- a CDS encoding uncharacterized protein (Alpha/beta hydrolase and lipase domain protein; Hap43-repressed; Spider and flow model biofilm induced): MYLGLVLSLFVSQILHLISAHPINDDNSIFIDNRDPTTPIDSEIYSNLYTYAHLIDISYCISEVNRIEEPFKCNLNCEKRFPNISLVYQFYFDDSVTGYIAKTTSNIFRYNETIAEDKKTIIVALRGTRSIFDTLTDLKVDMIPYSNTGTKLPLCGFDCKVHRGFHDYYTRTLSIIHPYIMEELNDCIEDDNYELIILGHSLGGSIAYLLGLHYLDLGFDKLTLVTMGQPLLGNENFVSWGDKVLGSVNEAKHNEFKRKFLRVIHKNDVITTLPRDQNIFNRYSQFDNQIYLNCSETDTRPTINEVIDCYDGSNNQCIAKDFPFLMFERRNYLQIHINYFRQMGLCGILN
- a CDS encoding uncharacterized protein (Protein of unknown function; induced by alpha pheromone in SpiderM medium), producing MHLVVMKHSYEDANSNVKELESHLNYFINDMSQVYILINEKALEVKSQQDRIKEHNADILNQIEEIKKNLDNAYEEASEVQISNNQLVHDIQSSLDYSLFTVSNLNSHLQLSINDFIEKNEDIRSRAPIIFEEIFGLFLNHLNESGQLAMDSFEAALDLSLNMLHQKLNQTERSIDNLNSKVSDLAHFADSLKKYASSIFNVPNYVRTSMNHKIQQWREFGNIMVVGGVFFFVVLTLLVLSFIRTQVMKVFRFAFIGIPMITGIALAIFILRLLSMPMKVVDID
- the HAL21 gene encoding 3'(2'),5'-bisphosphate nucleotidase (Putative phosphoadenosine-5'-phosphate or 3'-phosphoadenosine 5'-phosphosulfate phosphatase; possible role in sulfur recycling; ortholog of S. cerevisiae Met22; predicted Kex2 substrate; F-12/CO2 biofilm induced); amino-acid sequence: TLAVKRASLLTKQLSDSIVQTARSGTLTKDDKSPVTIGDFASQAIINHAIKLNFPSDEIVGEEDSQELQENSSLADQVLSLIIKIQQETSVYNDVVGTLTDKNKVFQSIDYGNSQGGSKGRFWALDPIDGTKGFLRGDQFAVCLALIEDGKVVLGVIGCPNLSENIVSNEEHSGVVGGLYSAVKGVGSFYSELFKEGTEPLSQQKPIKMQNHTNPSQLKVVEGVEKGHSSHSTQAEIKAKLGFDPTTVAKQTVNLDSQVKYCVLASGQADIYLRLPVSDTYREKIWDHAAGNILIYESGGQVGDVTGAPLNFGNGRTLDSKGVIAAKX
- a CDS encoding uncharacterized protein (Ortholog(s) have translation regulator activity, role in regulation of translation and mitochondrion localization), with translation MLETRILRSLPQVRKYSVKRFRSPFSFLPNETKHIFDEEKLTPEENKAAIPLKPNYDNLEKIHHEVINPEEVSDLVVKLNSNDILVSILSKDGYLFGDKNYLLTGTNKPTRFKATSILNSWCRIFNNQIKDLKEISPMQFWDPVVSPQISKAIEEYGDNFEKLFQETRALKNSKLKKHGDIPPSELVDMITVDNLSLYVLNNLSSIESLAVFVGFMRNHIEYYTVEGLSEILAKLTDICYRLHGDIDYELYLSVKQKHPGVIQKLPSDTIDKLANLLASKNWELSKELIRVLIKRDVCPSETTMNEFLLNFVNSDPETKLKELSFLKSAIFSRGVNELSLQIVLTTIRNIHEFSKLIELIKTSNQCQLILSKYQHILFATLKRVTTNLPLQKAQFVRVLTENNVHVDNDLMRVLEN